The following proteins are encoded in a genomic region of Candidatus Beckwithbacteria bacterium:
- the ftsW gene encoding putative lipid II flippase FtsW: MRNKKRNNKANGLLSVLGELKTRSQKHADFFLLFAVLALTVFGLIMVFDASIVEANEQFGDKFYYLKYQGAYFIIGWIGLILAGHIDYHWYKKIITTLFVANIFLLLLVLVPGIGLSIKGARRWIDLGISTFQPTETFKTVLVLYLATWLEKPRHLSQFFALIGFILGLVILEPDLGTSIVLIATAFIVYYVAGANVAKFAMASTVALFIGLLLIFTSPYRKQRLLTFLNPHSDPLGSSYHVQQVLLSLGSGGFTGLGIGQSKQKYQYLPEATSDSIFAIVGEETGFIGSSLLIGVFMLIIWKGFSIAQKAPDIFGRLIATGLTTWLGAQTFVNLASMVSLVPLTGIPLPFMSYGGTSLVVALASVGILLNISKQTQ; encoded by the coding sequence ATGAGAAATAAAAAAAGAAACAATAAAGCTAATGGCTTATTATCAGTTTTAGGAGAATTAAAAACTAGAAGTCAGAAACATGCTGACTTTTTTTTACTATTTGCAGTTTTGGCTTTAACAGTTTTTGGTTTAATTATGGTTTTTGATGCTTCAATTGTTGAAGCTAATGAGCAGTTCGGAGATAAATTTTATTATTTAAAATATCAAGGGGCTTACTTTATTATTGGTTGGATTGGTTTAATTCTAGCTGGACATATTGATTACCACTGGTACAAAAAAATTATCACTACTCTTTTTGTGGCTAATATTTTTTTGCTGCTGTTAGTTTTAGTTCCAGGGATTGGTTTATCAATCAAGGGAGCTAGGCGCTGGATAGACTTAGGTATTTCTACTTTTCAGCCTACTGAAACTTTTAAAACAGTGTTAGTGCTATATCTAGCAACTTGGCTGGAAAAACCCCGCCATTTAAGTCAGTTTTTTGCCTTAATTGGTTTTATTTTAGGATTGGTGATTTTGGAACCTGATCTAGGCACTTCAATTGTTTTGATTGCGACTGCTTTTATAGTTTATTATGTGGCAGGAGCTAATGTGGCCAAATTTGCTATGGCTAGTACGGTAGCGCTGTTTATTGGCTTGCTACTTATTTTTACCTCTCCATATCGGAAACAACGACTGCTAACTTTTCTTAATCCTCATAGTGATCCATTGGGTAGTTCTTATCATGTGCAGCAGGTTTTATTATCTTTGGGATCGGGTGGTTTTACTGGTTTAGGAATTGGCCAATCCAAACAAAAATATCAATACTTACCAGAAGCAACTAGTGATTCGATTTTTGCAATTGTGGGTGAAGAAACTGGTTTTATTGGTTCCAGCCTTTTGATCGGAGTTTTTATGCTTATTATCTGGAAAGGTTTTTCGATTGCTCAAAAAGCGCCGGATATCTTTGGTAGACTTATTGCTACTGGTCTAACGACTTGGTTGGGAGCTCAAACTTTTGTAAATCTGGCTTCGATGGTTTCACTAGTGCCTTTGACCGGAATTCCTTTACCATTTATGTCTTATGGAGGTACCTCTTTAGTGGTAGCATTGGCTAGTGTGGGGATTTTATTAAATATTTCAAAACAAACGCAGTAA